One Lacticaseibacillus rhamnosus genomic window carries:
- a CDS encoding restriction endonuclease subunit S, whose protein sequence is MSKGTRNVPALRFKGFSDAWEKRKLIDQLSLLKDGTHGTHKDGNFAFLLSAKNVIQDSIVFDDSDRKISEDDFNDIYANYHIKKNDVLLTIVGTIGRVALFPRLTVPVAFQRSVAILRTKPTLFPYFLALELQTPTIQSKIKARANMSAQAGIYLGDLKKVVISIPKSEEQIEIAMSLNRLTNLIAATQGKLDNLEKIKRALLKHLFDQSMRFRGYSDPWEKRKFGELYKPNKERNESAEFSSENTLSIATMTVNRKGNGAAKTSLLKYKVIRIGDIAFEGHTSKKFAFGRFVLNDVADGIMSPRFTCLRPIHRQIIQFWKQYIHYEPILRPILIRSTKLGTMMNELVVPDLLKQNIRVPSINEQKLIGKSLSRVDDLIAATQSKLSSLETLKKALLQGLFI, encoded by the coding sequence ATGAGTAAGGGTACCAGAAACGTTCCTGCATTAAGGTTTAAGGGGTTTTCGGACGCTTGGGAAAAGCGTAAGTTGATTGATCAATTGTCCTTGCTAAAAGATGGAACTCATGGCACACATAAAGACGGTAACTTTGCGTTTCTATTAAGTGCGAAAAACGTAATTCAGGATTCTATAGTTTTCGATGATTCTGACAGAAAGATTTCTGAAGATGATTTTAATGATATTTATGCCAATTATCATATAAAGAAAAATGATGTTCTTCTTACAATTGTCGGGACAATAGGCAGAGTCGCGCTTTTCCCGAGGCTGACTGTTCCGGTGGCTTTCCAGCGCAGTGTGGCTATTTTGCGAACAAAGCCGACACTTTTTCCATACTTTCTTGCTTTGGAGTTACAAACGCCAACAATTCAATCTAAAATCAAGGCCAGAGCTAATATGTCAGCGCAAGCAGGAATATACTTGGGTGATTTAAAGAAAGTTGTTATATCTATTCCAAAATCAGAAGAACAAATTGAAATAGCCATGTCCTTAAACCGATTAACAAACCTTATCGCTGCAACTCAAGGTAAACTTGATAACCTTGAGAAGATCAAAAGGGCGCTATTAAAGCATCTCTTTGACCAATCAATGAGGTTCAGAGGTTACTCTGACCCGTGGGAAAAGCGTAAGTTTGGAGAACTCTACAAACCGAATAAAGAGAGAAATGAGAGCGCAGAATTTTCAAGTGAAAATACATTGTCGATCGCAACAATGACAGTTAATAGAAAGGGTAATGGTGCCGCCAAAACGTCGCTTTTAAAATATAAGGTTATTCGTATAGGCGACATAGCATTTGAAGGCCACACGAGTAAAAAGTTTGCCTTTGGTCGTTTCGTTCTTAACGATGTGGCAGACGGGATTATGTCGCCTCGTTTTACCTGCTTAAGACCAATTCATCGACAAATTATCCAATTTTGGAAACAGTATATTCATTATGAACCAATTTTGCGGCCTATTCTAATTCGTTCTACAAAGTTAGGAACAATGATGAATGAACTGGTTGTCCCAGACTTACTAAAACAAAATATTCGTGTTCCGAGTATCAACGAACAGAAACTTATTGGTAAGAGTCTTTCTAGAGTTGATGACCTTATCGCTGCAACTCAATCCAAACTTTCAAGCCTCGAAACATTAAAAAAAGCCCTATTACAAGGACTTTTCATTTGA
- a CDS encoding hydantoinase/oxoprolinase family protein, whose translation MYRLGIDVGGTNTDAIILDDQQHVINSVKRHTTKDIQTGITNAIQAVLADQQLDLDQINKAMLGTTQITNAIVERKHIARVGVLRLAYPATEAIPPYTAWPEDLVAKLSGKYAIVKGGYEYDGQILNELDPDEINAVLAKWRGEVDAIAIIGVFAALRVDQEQQAADLVHAAYGDTFPVTMSHEVGSLGLIERENAAILNAGLFRVIENTVDGFERALAESGIKHASLYLTQNDGTLMTASYARHFPILTIGSGPTNSIRGAAYLSHLKNAIVVDIGGTTTDLGVLQAGFPRESSIAVTVGGVATNFRMPDIMSIGLGGGSIVRQQRDGSVTVGPDSVGYQITEKALTFGGNIVTATDVAVRLGLSDVGNPELVKQIPLKFAQAAMTTIGQMIAVAIDKMKTSPEPATVVLVGGGAIIAPHHLEGVGKLVRDPLGGVANAIGASISQVSGEYGRIYPYNQIPRDQAMADAKKKAIEAAIESGADENTIEVVEVDEVPLAYHPENANRVKIKVVGNLAK comes from the coding sequence ATGTATCGATTAGGAATTGACGTCGGCGGCACCAATACCGATGCCATCATTTTGGATGATCAGCAGCATGTCATCAATTCAGTTAAACGGCACACAACTAAGGATATTCAAACCGGCATTACGAACGCGATTCAAGCGGTTTTGGCGGATCAGCAGCTAGACTTGGATCAAATTAATAAAGCCATGTTGGGGACGACTCAAATTACCAACGCCATCGTGGAACGCAAGCACATTGCGCGCGTTGGGGTGTTGCGGCTGGCGTATCCCGCAACGGAAGCCATTCCGCCGTACACTGCATGGCCGGAAGATTTAGTTGCCAAGTTGTCTGGAAAATATGCCATTGTCAAGGGTGGCTATGAATATGATGGGCAGATCTTAAACGAATTGGACCCTGACGAAATCAACGCCGTATTGGCAAAATGGCGTGGTGAGGTTGACGCCATTGCGATTATCGGTGTCTTTGCGGCGTTGCGGGTTGACCAGGAACAACAAGCGGCGGATTTGGTGCATGCGGCTTATGGTGATACTTTTCCGGTTACCATGTCGCATGAAGTCGGCTCCTTGGGCTTAATCGAACGCGAAAATGCCGCAATTTTAAATGCCGGCTTGTTTCGCGTGATTGAAAATACCGTTGATGGGTTCGAGCGGGCGTTGGCTGAATCTGGCATTAAACATGCATCCCTGTACTTAACCCAAAATGACGGAACTTTGATGACAGCAAGCTATGCGCGGCATTTTCCAATTCTAACTATTGGCTCGGGTCCAACCAACAGCATTCGCGGTGCTGCCTATCTCTCGCATCTTAAAAACGCGATCGTGGTAGATATCGGCGGAACAACAACGGATCTCGGGGTGTTGCAAGCTGGCTTTCCGCGTGAGTCTTCGATTGCCGTGACCGTGGGCGGTGTGGCGACAAACTTTCGGATGCCTGACATCATGTCGATTGGGTTAGGCGGTGGTTCGATTGTCCGGCAGCAGCGCGATGGCAGTGTCACAGTCGGTCCGGATTCAGTCGGCTATCAAATTACCGAAAAAGCGCTGACTTTCGGCGGTAATATCGTGACCGCGACAGATGTGGCTGTGCGGCTCGGTCTGTCCGATGTCGGCAATCCCGAACTGGTCAAACAAATTCCGCTAAAATTTGCTCAGGCAGCGATGACCACCATTGGCCAGATGATCGCGGTTGCCATTGACAAAATGAAAACCAGCCCCGAGCCAGCGACTGTTGTGCTAGTCGGCGGCGGTGCGATCATTGCCCCACATCATCTGGAAGGCGTTGGCAAACTGGTACGTGATCCCCTCGGCGGCGTGGCCAATGCGATCGGTGCCTCCATTAGTCAAGTTTCCGGTGAATATGGCCGCATCTATCCTTACAACCAAATCCCACGTGACCAAGCAATGGCAGACGCCAAGAAAAAAGCGATTGAAGCGGCGATTGAATCCGGTGCTGATGAAAATACAATTGAAGTTGTTGAAGTCGATGAGGTCCCGTTGGCTTATCATCCGGAGAATGCCAATCGAGTGAAGATTAAGGTTGTGGGTAACTTGGCTAAATGA
- a CDS encoding DUF917 domain-containing protein: MRLLDQESIENIATGAAFFGAGGGGNPFLGKLMALDAIKKHGPVKLLDVSEINDDDYFCPAAIMGAPAVMMEKIPKGDEFERVFKMLSQYTGHEFVGTFPMEAGGVNSMVPIALAASLGIPLVDCDGMGRAFPELQMVTFYLGGVAATPMVITDEKGNAGVIKTISAKWAERLARVQTVEMGGSATVALYPSNGKQIKQNGIRGIVTLCEQVGLRIRDAHLNPAKALAEILEVTNGHLIFEGKVIDVVRRTERGFNVGDIKIDGFNDFQDQHLSVLIQNENLLALRNDQPIVMTPDLIEIVDADTLLPVTTEVIKYGKRVKVLATPADARWRTKAGIQTAGPRYFGFDYDYQPVEDLVAKAD; this comes from the coding sequence ATGCGACTTTTAGATCAGGAATCCATTGAAAATATAGCGACCGGCGCGGCTTTTTTCGGCGCTGGCGGTGGCGGTAATCCGTTCTTGGGTAAATTGATGGCCCTTGATGCGATTAAAAAGCACGGACCGGTGAAGTTGCTTGATGTTTCAGAAATTAACGATGACGATTATTTTTGCCCAGCAGCGATTATGGGTGCGCCCGCGGTCATGATGGAGAAGATTCCTAAGGGTGATGAGTTTGAGCGGGTTTTTAAGATGTTAAGCCAGTACACCGGTCATGAGTTTGTAGGGACTTTTCCCATGGAAGCCGGCGGGGTGAATTCGATGGTGCCGATTGCGCTAGCCGCATCGTTAGGAATTCCACTGGTGGATTGCGACGGGATGGGCCGTGCGTTTCCGGAGTTGCAGATGGTGACGTTTTACTTAGGCGGCGTGGCAGCAACGCCGATGGTCATTACGGATGAAAAAGGTAATGCTGGCGTGATTAAAACGATCAGTGCCAAGTGGGCTGAGCGATTGGCCCGTGTACAAACCGTAGAAATGGGTGGTAGCGCAACGGTAGCGTTGTATCCTTCGAACGGCAAGCAGATTAAGCAAAATGGTATTCGCGGCATTGTCACCTTGTGCGAACAAGTAGGCTTGCGAATTCGCGATGCCCACCTGAATCCTGCGAAAGCCTTGGCGGAAATTCTTGAAGTGACGAATGGCCATCTGATTTTTGAAGGCAAAGTCATTGATGTGGTTCGCCGGACTGAACGTGGTTTTAACGTTGGTGATATCAAAATTGATGGCTTCAACGATTTTCAGGATCAACATCTCAGCGTTTTAATTCAAAATGAAAACCTGCTGGCGTTGCGTAATGATCAGCCGATTGTGATGACACCGGATTTGATTGAAATTGTGGATGCCGATACGCTTTTGCCGGTGACGACTGAAGTGATTAAGTATGGCAAGCGGGTCAAAGTCCTAGCCACCCCTGCCGATGCGCGCTGGCGGACCAAAGCTGGTATTCAAACGGCAGGGCCGCGGTATTTTGGCTTTGATTATGATTATCAGCCAGTAGAAGACTTGGTGGCCAAGGCGGACTGA
- a CDS encoding cytosine permease, which yields MEENKRDQTWFGLAMILCGALVSIPSLILGGSLVSGMSLPAAILTGLAGYGFIVLMMISQGMQSVDQGKPAVVVAQQVFGKVGSSKVISIIIAIAALGWFGIQANVGGLAVANLLKYVGLPIPAWLASLLTGLLMVVTAMYGVKLIRLLAYVAVPYLVIVILYGLWFAFAKQDAAATIAAYHPSGSLSFVNGFSSTVGSFAMAGVIVGDYAQFSKKRSDVVKAAIFGVIPAGVLMIAVGAILTIAFKSTDISSLFMKIGSPVVGGLALILGTWKVNVVNAYSGGIAVANIFNIPEKYRKLTLFLVGVGGTILSILGILNYFEPVMTIFSAMIPPVAGAMAASYWVIHRGELHSWQPVAGVNWLGLTAWALGAVVGVLPVLWPAIPNIPVLGIILAFVLYYAGAKIHPEWDKASELN from the coding sequence ATGGAAGAAAACAAACGTGATCAAACATGGTTCGGCTTAGCAATGATTTTATGTGGTGCCTTGGTGTCCATTCCTAGCTTGATTTTAGGCGGGAGTTTGGTTTCCGGGATGTCGCTTCCGGCTGCAATTTTGACGGGATTGGCGGGATACGGCTTTATTGTCTTGATGATGATTTCTCAAGGGATGCAGAGTGTGGATCAAGGTAAGCCTGCAGTAGTGGTTGCCCAGCAGGTATTTGGTAAGGTTGGGTCGTCGAAGGTGATTTCGATTATCATCGCGATTGCGGCATTGGGCTGGTTTGGTATTCAGGCGAACGTTGGCGGTTTGGCCGTGGCGAATTTGCTGAAGTATGTTGGCTTGCCCATTCCGGCGTGGTTGGCTTCATTGCTGACGGGGTTGCTGATGGTCGTGACTGCGATGTATGGCGTGAAGTTGATTCGGTTGTTGGCGTATGTTGCTGTCCCGTATCTGGTGATTGTCATTTTATATGGTTTGTGGTTCGCATTTGCCAAGCAGGACGCGGCGGCAACGATTGCGGCTTATCATCCCAGTGGCAGCTTGTCGTTTGTGAATGGCTTTTCTTCCACAGTCGGGTCATTTGCGATGGCTGGCGTCATTGTCGGTGATTATGCGCAGTTTTCCAAAAAGCGCAGTGATGTGGTTAAAGCCGCTATTTTCGGCGTCATTCCTGCTGGTGTCCTGATGATTGCGGTTGGGGCGATCTTGACGATTGCGTTCAAGTCGACGGATATTAGTAGTTTATTTATGAAAATCGGTTCGCCGGTTGTTGGTGGTCTGGCGCTTATTCTCGGTACATGGAAAGTGAACGTTGTGAATGCTTATTCTGGCGGGATTGCAGTGGCAAACATTTTCAACATCCCGGAGAAGTATCGCAAGTTGACGCTGTTCTTGGTGGGCGTCGGCGGCACGATTTTGTCGATTCTGGGGATTTTAAATTATTTTGAGCCGGTCATGACGATTTTTTCAGCGATGATTCCACCAGTTGCCGGAGCGATGGCAGCGTCTTATTGGGTGATTCATCGTGGCGAGTTGCACAGCTGGCAGCCGGTTGCCGGAGTGAACTGGCTCGGCTTGACCGCGTGGGCGTTGGGCGCGGTGGTTGGTGTACTGCCCGTGCTGTGGCCGGCGATCCCAAACATTCCGGTGCTGGGAATTATTCTTGCGTTTGTCCTGTATTATGCAGGCGCAAAGATACATCCAGAATGGGACAAAGCATCAGAGTTGAATTAG
- a CDS encoding site-specific integrase yields MKQRTQKFHMYFKQWIELYKEGAVRPVTYQKYQMSHKHLVTLAPDLHMDELKRRTYQELINEFAANHEKQTTLDFHHHLKAAILDALDEGLLEQDPTRKVVIKGTVSRMHKVKFLNQHELTKLLALLDLDGGLGWDYFLLLIAKTGLRFGEALGVTPADFDMAKLTLTINKTWDYKSATGSFAETKNTASVRKVPLDWQVAMQFATLIKNLPQDRPIFVTEGQRVYNETANDILERKCKRASIPVISIHGLRHTHASLLLYAGVSVGSVARRLGHANMSTTQKTYLHIIQELENQDNDKIMRYLTSLM; encoded by the coding sequence ATGAAGCAACGCACGCAGAAGTTCCACATGTATTTCAAGCAATGGATCGAGCTTTACAAGGAGGGAGCAGTTCGACCCGTTACTTATCAAAAGTATCAAATGTCACATAAACACTTGGTGACCCTTGCGCCAGATCTGCATATGGATGAGCTGAAGAGGCGAACCTATCAAGAACTAATTAATGAGTTTGCTGCCAATCATGAAAAGCAGACAACGCTGGATTTTCACCATCATCTTAAAGCTGCCATTCTAGATGCATTGGATGAAGGATTGCTCGAACAAGATCCCACGCGTAAAGTCGTGATTAAAGGAACAGTTTCAAGAATGCACAAGGTCAAGTTCCTAAACCAGCATGAGCTTACAAAGCTGCTGGCGCTATTAGACCTTGATGGCGGGCTAGGATGGGATTATTTTCTATTGTTGATAGCAAAGACTGGGCTGCGATTTGGCGAGGCGCTTGGCGTAACACCGGCAGATTTTGATATGGCCAAGTTAACGTTAACTATCAACAAAACGTGGGACTACAAAAGTGCAACTGGCAGCTTTGCCGAAACCAAAAACACAGCATCCGTTCGCAAAGTACCTCTTGACTGGCAAGTTGCAATGCAGTTCGCCACTTTGATCAAGAATCTTCCGCAAGACAGACCGATTTTTGTTACCGAGGGTCAGCGCGTGTATAACGAAACAGCAAATGACATTTTAGAACGTAAATGCAAGCGCGCCAGCATTCCAGTCATTAGCATTCACGGCCTTCGCCACACACATGCATCGTTGCTTCTGTATGCAGGTGTGTCGGTCGGCTCAGTAGCAAGACGGCTTGGGCATGCCAATATGAGCACGACTCAGAAGACCTACCTCCATATCATCCAAGAATTAGAAAACCAAGACAACGATAAGATTATGCGCTATCTCACCTCATTGATGTAA
- a CDS encoding restriction endonuclease subunit S, which yields MTPIFYPINAWEKRKFGDLYSKTSEKNDGSFGPDKIISVATMSWKTNVRISSEDYLATYNVLRKGDIAFEGNKSKKFSFGRFVENDIGDGIVSHVFVVFRPKVSPIISYWKYFIHNEFVMRNILRKSTIKATMMTNLSSHDFLRQTLCTPSFKEQENIGNFLERLDSLIAATQDKLEKLSILQRGFLQHFFAQTWRFSGYSHVWENHRLGDVATRVRGNDGRMNLPILTISAGKGWLTQEQRFSQNIAGNELKKYTLLSKGELSYNHGNSKLAEYGAVFVLKQFKEALVPRVYHSFNVSGKADPDFIEYLFESGVPNHELRKLISSGARMDGLLNINYDSFMNISVLLPSIEEQNKIARVLEKLKKLTDETRLRLFNLQQAKKSLLRMLFP from the coding sequence ATGACCCCTATTTTTTATCCGATAAACGCTTGGGAAAAGCGTAAGTTTGGAGATTTATACAGTAAAACTTCTGAAAAGAATGATGGCAGTTTTGGACCGGACAAGATCATTTCAGTTGCAACAATGTCTTGGAAGACAAATGTGCGTATATCTAGTGAAGACTATCTGGCCACATATAATGTTCTAAGAAAGGGAGATATTGCCTTTGAAGGGAACAAAAGTAAGAAATTTTCATTTGGTCGATTTGTGGAGAATGATATAGGAGACGGCATTGTCTCCCACGTTTTTGTCGTTTTTCGCCCCAAAGTGTCCCCGATAATCTCTTACTGGAAGTACTTCATTCACAACGAGTTTGTTATGAGGAATATTCTGCGAAAATCAACGATTAAGGCTACGATGATGACTAACTTGAGTTCTCATGACTTTCTTCGACAAACACTCTGTACCCCGAGTTTCAAAGAACAAGAAAACATTGGGAACTTTCTTGAAAGACTAGACAGCCTTATCGCTGCAACTCAAGATAAGCTTGAAAAATTAAGCATACTTCAACGAGGCTTTCTACAACATTTTTTTGCTCAAACTTGGAGATTTTCTGGATACTCGCATGTATGGGAGAATCATAGACTGGGTGATGTAGCCACACGTGTTCGTGGAAATGACGGTAGAATGAATCTGCCTATATTGACGATTTCTGCGGGTAAAGGATGGCTAACTCAAGAACAGCGATTCTCTCAAAATATTGCAGGAAATGAGCTAAAAAAATATACGCTGCTGTCTAAAGGAGAATTGTCGTACAATCACGGCAATTCAAAGCTTGCCGAATATGGAGCTGTCTTTGTGTTAAAACAATTTAAAGAAGCTCTCGTCCCACGTGTCTACCATAGCTTTAATGTTTCAGGGAAAGCGGATCCTGATTTTATTGAATACTTATTTGAATCCGGAGTGCCAAACCACGAACTAAGAAAATTAATTTCTTCTGGAGCAAGAATGGACGGCCTTTTAAATATTAATTACGACTCTTTTATGAATATATCAGTACTTTTACCGTCAATTGAAGAACAAAATAAAATCGCGCGAGTTCTTGAAAAATTGAAGAAACTTACTGATGAGACTAGGTTGAGACTTTTTAATTTGCAACAGGCAAAGAAATCCTTGTTAAGGATGCTCTTTCCATAG
- a CDS encoding phosphodiester glycosidase family protein, translating into MVRKRWTVIGSLLLMAALMGGEVAAPVVAVTATDTPVVSSAAATASQKPASASSTAASSSVALSPASSTGANNSTSASQASANTAKNAANSTTATASKTTSPTTSAQAPAANPVIKSIIDQHEATLTPGVTEQRLTYISQSGAQNKYYSVALNPKNPNTQLLAGTPGDGATSGVQTVSDQASAAIKHGHQVVAAVNGDLFKIASGVPTGNVIKDGVELQAATSPRESFFGVKKDGTPIIGDEQTYQQVKGDLQQALGGRNILVADGKVNETKAIGTDSEPRTAVGIKADGTVFFVVVDGRQAPTSNGLSMVDLANLMIQRGAVTALNLDGGGSSTYVAREPGETQLSLQNQPSDGKERTVANAWLIASKTTSDHQLASAQLTPDDAVYTPNSTITFKAKGVDAAGSSASLPAEGLNWQLTNTKMGTIDAKTGVFHSNGTQGKVTVQLTLNGRLLGSATITIAMPDKLAFSQPELSVKRGATQALTLHATYQGRAVTLKSSDLQWQVPAKLGILTTGDQLQAGQQVASDTIEAKLKNTDLHASIKVDVGRLPEVLDDFESGISNWGSLTADRGEQANIGLSSAADGQVRFGKHALRLDYDFSSGTKSATLGVYAGPQTSQKMPGMPTGVGMWIYATPEAKGYWLRMYVTDATGAAKPIDLTTQDTGIDWTGWKYVEATIPADYQGPFSISPEQALCMISLKAGQSDGGPMTRGSLYIDNIRAMYGTNPDDSKAPLISHINVAGQTYTTPQVAITTTATDDTRDPNASGIDWTKTRIWVDGNEYTNAKEHLTVNTKDHTFTLAGYQWQNGTHHVKVSVQDKFGNETEQEADFNVNVGAATSGETSSSSVSSVASKKNSDQLPATGENNWATGILGLLLVVASAATYLLSGYRRTR; encoded by the coding sequence ATGGTTAGGAAAAGATGGACGGTGATTGGTAGCCTGCTGTTGATGGCGGCTTTGATGGGTGGCGAAGTTGCGGCGCCGGTGGTTGCGGTGACGGCGACGGATACGCCGGTGGTTTCGAGCGCTGCCGCGACGGCCTCGCAAAAGCCTGCTTCTGCCTCGTCAACGGCGGCATCTAGTTCGGTAGCATTGAGTCCGGCGAGTTCGACAGGGGCTAACAACTCAACGAGCGCCAGTCAAGCGTCCGCTAACACAGCGAAGAATGCCGCTAACAGCACGACTGCTACTGCCAGCAAAACGACTTCCCCGACCACCAGTGCGCAGGCGCCTGCCGCCAATCCGGTAATCAAGTCCATCATTGATCAGCATGAGGCAACTTTAACACCAGGCGTGACGGAACAACGCCTTACATATATTAGCCAAAGCGGAGCACAAAATAAATATTATTCCGTTGCACTTAATCCGAAGAACCCCAATACCCAATTATTAGCCGGAACACCAGGGGATGGCGCGACTTCCGGCGTACAAACGGTGAGCGATCAGGCATCCGCAGCAATTAAGCATGGTCACCAAGTTGTGGCGGCGGTTAACGGGGATCTTTTCAAAATTGCCAGTGGCGTGCCGACGGGGAATGTTATCAAGGATGGCGTTGAGTTGCAGGCTGCGACAAGCCCTAGGGAATCTTTTTTCGGTGTTAAAAAGGATGGGACCCCAATTATTGGTGATGAGCAGACTTATCAACAGGTGAAAGGTGATCTTCAGCAGGCATTGGGTGGCAGAAATATTTTGGTTGCTGACGGCAAGGTGAATGAGACGAAGGCGATTGGCACTGATAGCGAACCGCGGACGGCTGTTGGGATTAAAGCCGATGGAACAGTTTTCTTTGTGGTGGTTGATGGCCGCCAAGCCCCAACTTCTAACGGTCTTTCAATGGTGGATTTGGCTAACTTGATGATTCAACGAGGTGCCGTGACGGCGTTGAATTTAGATGGTGGCGGGTCTTCAACCTATGTAGCGCGCGAACCTGGGGAAACGCAATTGTCACTGCAAAATCAACCTTCTGATGGCAAGGAGCGGACAGTTGCAAATGCTTGGTTGATTGCTTCAAAAACCACATCGGATCATCAACTGGCTTCGGCGCAATTGACGCCCGATGATGCTGTGTACACACCTAACAGCACCATTACATTCAAGGCAAAAGGTGTCGATGCAGCAGGAAGTTCAGCTTCGTTACCTGCTGAAGGTTTAAACTGGCAGCTGACGAACACTAAAATGGGAACGATTGATGCTAAGACGGGCGTTTTTCATTCTAACGGTACGCAGGGAAAGGTAACAGTCCAATTGACCCTTAACGGCCGCCTTTTAGGATCCGCAACGATAACAATTGCGATGCCAGATAAGCTTGCCTTTTCACAACCTGAGCTAAGCGTTAAAAGAGGTGCAACTCAGGCATTGACCTTGCATGCGACTTATCAGGGACGAGCGGTGACCTTGAAAAGTAGCGACTTGCAGTGGCAGGTTCCTGCTAAGCTCGGTATTTTGACGACGGGTGATCAATTACAGGCGGGCCAGCAAGTGGCAAGTGACACAATTGAAGCTAAGTTGAAGAATACCGACTTGCATGCAAGCATTAAGGTCGATGTCGGCAGATTGCCTGAGGTGCTTGATGATTTTGAATCTGGAATTAGCAACTGGGGTTCGTTGACGGCGGATCGCGGTGAGCAGGCAAATATCGGTTTGAGTTCAGCAGCAGATGGACAAGTGCGTTTTGGCAAGCACGCCTTAAGACTAGACTATGACTTTTCCAGCGGGACTAAGAGTGCCACGCTCGGTGTTTATGCTGGTCCGCAAACAAGCCAAAAGATGCCAGGAATGCCGACTGGTGTGGGAATGTGGATTTATGCAACACCTGAGGCAAAAGGCTATTGGCTGCGAATGTATGTTACTGATGCGACTGGTGCCGCAAAGCCGATTGACTTGACGACACAAGACACTGGTATTGACTGGACCGGGTGGAAATATGTGGAGGCAACGATTCCTGCTGACTATCAAGGACCGTTCAGTATTTCACCTGAGCAAGCGCTTTGCATGATCTCACTGAAGGCGGGTCAAAGTGATGGCGGACCGATGACAAGAGGCAGCCTATACATTGACAACATCCGTGCCATGTATGGAACCAATCCAGATGATTCAAAAGCACCGCTCATTAGCCACATCAATGTTGCGGGGCAAACTTATACAACGCCGCAAGTTGCCATTACGACAACGGCCACGGATGATACTCGTGATCCTAATGCTAGTGGCATTGATTGGACCAAAACACGCATTTGGGTTGATGGCAATGAGTACACGAACGCGAAGGAACACTTGACGGTGAACACCAAGGATCATACGTTCACGTTGGCTGGCTACCAGTGGCAGAATGGTACGCATCATGTCAAAGTCAGCGTGCAGGATAAATTTGGTAATGAAACCGAACAGGAAGCTGATTTTAATGTAAACGTTGGCGCTGCGACAAGTGGGGAGACATCAAGTAGCAGTGTATCGTCTGTAGCTAGCAAAAAGAATTCTGATCAACTTCCTGCAACCGGTGAAAATAACTGGGCAACTGGCATCTTAGGACTGCTTCTCGTGGTTGCTAGTGCCGCAACCTATCTGTTAAGTGGCTATCGGCGAACACGGTAA